Proteins encoded by one window of Pradoshia eiseniae:
- a CDS encoding aminopeptidase: protein MRDPRIQQLAYNLINYSVDLQKGEKILIENIGIQPDLVKALVQETYKAGGYPFVSTKDPSIERELLLGASEEQYKTVAQFEAAVMKEMDAYIGLRAGDNISELSDVPSEKMKIFSKSITQDVHLGIRVPKTKWVVLRYPTNSMAQLAKMSTEAFEDFYFNVCNLDYGKMAEAMDGLVGLMNQTDKVRLTGPGTDLTFSIKDIPAVKCAGLRNIPDGEVYTAPIRDSVNGTITYNTPSPYQGFTFENVRLTFENGKIVKAEANDTDRINQIFDTDEGARYVGEFAIGVNPFITEPMQDILFDEKIDGSFHFTPGQCYEEAYNGNQSSIHWDLVNIQRKDYGGGEIYFDDQLIRKDGIFVHPDLLALNPENLK, encoded by the coding sequence TTGAGAGACCCAAGAATACAGCAATTAGCCTACAACTTAATTAATTATTCAGTGGATTTGCAAAAAGGCGAAAAAATCTTGATTGAGAATATAGGCATTCAGCCTGACCTCGTGAAGGCATTGGTGCAAGAAACGTATAAGGCTGGAGGATATCCATTCGTATCAACGAAAGACCCTTCCATTGAAAGAGAACTTCTTCTCGGAGCATCTGAGGAGCAATACAAGACGGTAGCACAATTCGAAGCAGCCGTTATGAAGGAGATGGATGCATACATAGGCCTTCGCGCAGGCGATAATATTTCAGAACTTTCTGATGTACCATCTGAAAAGATGAAAATTTTCAGTAAGTCTATTACTCAAGACGTCCACCTCGGCATCCGCGTGCCAAAGACGAAATGGGTTGTGCTGAGATACCCGACCAATTCAATGGCGCAGCTTGCCAAAATGAGTACGGAGGCCTTTGAGGATTTCTATTTCAATGTATGTAATTTGGACTATGGAAAAATGGCAGAGGCGATGGATGGCCTCGTAGGGCTAATGAATCAAACGGATAAGGTTCGTCTTACGGGACCTGGCACTGATCTCACCTTCTCAATCAAGGATATCCCTGCCGTTAAATGTGCAGGCTTAAGAAACATTCCTGACGGGGAGGTTTATACAGCACCAATACGGGACTCCGTTAACGGGACTATTACCTATAATACGCCTTCTCCTTATCAAGGCTTTACCTTCGAAAATGTGCGACTCACATTTGAAAATGGCAAGATTGTCAAAGCGGAAGCGAATGATACTGATCGCATTAATCAAATCTTTGATACAGATGAAGGAGCTAGGTATGTGGGAGAATTTGCGATTGGCGTCAACCCGTTCATTACAGAGCCAATGCAGGATATTCTCTTCGATGAAAAAATTGATGGCAGCTTCCACTTCACACCTGGCCAATGCTACGAAGAAGCCTATAACGGAAACCAATCTAGCATTCATTGGGATCTCGTCAACATCCAACGTAAGGATTATGGAGGCGGCGAAATTTATTTCGATGACCAATTAATCCGTAAGGATGGCATCTTCGTGCATCCTGATCTCTTGGCCTTAAACCCTGAAAATCTAAAATAA
- a CDS encoding DUF948 domain-containing protein — protein sequence MEIILYLSVALIAIAFVVLVVYLSNTLKALQETMESVSGTLEGLETQMQGITTETALLLQKTNALAEDLQVKSESLNTVVEAVKGVGGSIQKVNTTIDQVTDRVQIAANEHNPKIAQAVQWGNVCIELFNRWKAKKAEREAVQQQEELQDEYLSVPAPETRYQRSHS from the coding sequence ATGGAAATTATTTTGTATTTGAGCGTGGCGCTTATCGCTATTGCTTTTGTGGTTTTGGTTGTTTATCTGTCCAATACCTTAAAAGCCTTGCAGGAAACAATGGAAAGCGTCTCTGGAACATTGGAAGGTTTAGAAACGCAAATGCAGGGAATCACAACTGAGACAGCCCTCTTGCTACAAAAAACAAATGCGCTGGCTGAAGACCTTCAAGTAAAATCTGAAAGCCTGAATACGGTAGTTGAAGCGGTCAAAGGTGTAGGAGGTTCTATCCAAAAGGTAAACACTACAATTGACCAAGTAACTGATCGTGTCCAAATCGCAGCAAATGAGCATAACCCGAAAATTGCCCAGGCTGTCCAATGGGGCAATGTATGTATCGAGCTGTTCAATAGATGGAAGGCAAAAAAAGCAGAGAGAGAAGCTGTACAGCAGCAAGAAGAGCTTCAAGATGAATATCTGTCAGTACCAGCACCAGAAACCAGATATCAGCGTTCTCATTCATAA
- a CDS encoding YtxH domain-containing protein yields MGKSDLTNNTKRDESMSSSNFVLGAIVGGLVGAATALFLAPKSGKELRVDLSEQSSALMEKGTAFKQTATEKGSAWKQTAQEKGTEWISVAKEKSAPLTDAVKTKLSKKNNEDMTSEETSSPEMTTPGMATTNVVVDSPDDVYEGTEAISDKDRAEEETYASNQTGFTSTASGNAYSGTSATTSRDVKSVKVETNSSKDKDSNKQ; encoded by the coding sequence ATGGGTAAAAGTGATCTAACAAACAACACTAAAAGAGATGAAAGCATGTCCTCAAGTAATTTTGTCTTAGGAGCAATTGTCGGAGGATTAGTAGGAGCAGCAACAGCTTTATTCCTCGCTCCTAAATCAGGAAAAGAGCTAAGGGTGGACCTGTCTGAACAAAGCAGCGCCTTAATGGAAAAAGGAACTGCCTTTAAACAAACAGCAACCGAGAAAGGCTCAGCATGGAAACAAACAGCCCAGGAGAAGGGAACTGAATGGATTTCTGTAGCGAAGGAGAAAAGTGCTCCGCTTACAGATGCTGTCAAAACAAAGCTTAGCAAGAAAAATAATGAGGATATGACTTCTGAAGAAACATCCTCACCGGAAATGACCACACCCGGAATGGCAACAACAAATGTCGTCGTAGATTCACCGGATGATGTATATGAAGGTACTGAGGCAATCAGTGATAAAGACCGTGCTGAAGAGGAAACATATGCTTCTAATCAGACAGGATTTACATCCACGGCGAGTGGAAATGCTTATTCCGGAACATCTGCAACAACTTCTAGGGATGTTAAATCCGTGAAAGTGGAAACCAATTCTTCAAAGGATAAAGATTCAAACAAGCAATAA
- the ytxJ gene encoding bacillithiol system redox-active protein YtxJ — protein sequence MNKVSNENELTPLLEQDLFLFMKHSLTCPISLAAFGEYTKFTEIHQDIPSAYLAVQDSRPLSNYVAELTGIKHESPQAILFHQGKAVWDASHQQITVEKMENAVLKYSK from the coding sequence ATGAACAAAGTATCCAATGAAAATGAATTGACGCCACTATTAGAGCAGGACCTATTCTTATTCATGAAGCACAGCCTGACTTGTCCAATCAGTTTGGCAGCTTTCGGTGAATATACGAAATTTACCGAGATTCATCAAGACATTCCATCTGCCTATCTGGCCGTACAGGATTCAAGACCTCTCTCCAACTATGTGGCAGAATTAACAGGCATTAAGCATGAATCTCCACAAGCTATCCTTTTTCATCAGGGAAAAGCGGTTTGGGATGCCTCTCATCAGCAAATCACTGTGGAAAAGATGGAGAATGCTGTGTTAAAATACTCTAAATAA
- a CDS encoding bifunctional 3-deoxy-7-phosphoheptulonate synthase/chorismate mutase: protein MSNKEMDQLREQLDSLNLQLLNLINERGRIVQKIGEVKGKQSQYRYDPVREREMLNTLIENNDGPFERSTIEHIFKEIFKASLELQEDDHRKALLVSRKKKPEDTVITLKGHQVGSGEPSFVFGPCAVESYEQVATVAKAIKDKGFKLMRGGAYKPRTSPYDFQGLGEEGLKILKQVADEYDLAVISEIVNPADVEMAAKYIDVIQIGARNMQNFELLKAAGAIDKPVLLKRGLAATIEEFINAAEYIMSQGNGNIILCERGIRTYEKATRNTLDISAVPILKKETHLPVMVDVTHSTGRRDLLIPTAKAALAIGADGVMAEVHPDPAVALSDSAQQMDLKQFDEFVKEVQPFSQQSGMRI from the coding sequence TTGAGTAATAAAGAAATGGATCAATTAAGGGAACAACTTGACAGTTTGAATTTGCAATTATTGAACCTTATTAATGAACGTGGAAGAATCGTACAGAAAATAGGAGAAGTGAAGGGCAAGCAAAGCCAGTATCGCTACGATCCAGTCAGGGAAAGAGAAATGCTCAATACACTCATCGAAAACAATGATGGACCCTTTGAAAGGTCGACCATTGAGCACATTTTCAAAGAAATCTTCAAAGCGAGCTTAGAATTGCAAGAGGATGATCATCGTAAAGCCTTACTGGTTTCACGGAAGAAGAAGCCTGAGGATACGGTCATTACCTTAAAAGGGCATCAAGTCGGAAGCGGCGAGCCGTCCTTTGTTTTCGGACCATGTGCAGTTGAATCATACGAGCAAGTAGCTACGGTCGCTAAGGCTATTAAAGATAAAGGATTTAAGCTTATGAGAGGCGGTGCTTATAAACCGCGTACATCTCCTTATGACTTCCAGGGTCTTGGAGAAGAGGGTCTAAAGATTTTGAAGCAAGTGGCAGATGAATATGATTTAGCTGTCATCAGTGAGATCGTTAATCCAGCTGATGTCGAAATGGCAGCCAAATATATCGATGTCATCCAAATCGGCGCACGTAATATGCAAAACTTTGAACTATTGAAAGCAGCTGGCGCGATTGATAAGCCTGTCCTCTTAAAGAGAGGGCTCGCAGCCACCATTGAAGAGTTCATCAATGCGGCCGAATACATTATGTCGCAGGGGAATGGCAATATCATCCTATGTGAGCGTGGCATCCGCACATATGAGAAAGCGACACGCAACACACTGGATATCTCTGCAGTGCCTATCCTGAAGAAGGAAACGCATTTGCCTGTCATGGTTGACGTCACGCATTCAACCGGAAGAAGAGATTTGTTGATTCCAACAGCGAAAGCAGCGCTAGCCATTGGTGCAGATGGCGTCATGGCAGAAGTCCATCCAGACCCGGCTGTAGCCTTATCTGATTCTGCTCAGCAAATGGATCTCAAACAATTTGATGAGTTTGTCAAGGAAGTTCAGCCATTCAGCCAACAATCAGGTATGAGAATATAG
- the ccpA gene encoding catabolite control protein A codes for MNITIYDVAREANVSMATVSRVVNGNPNVKPATRKKVNEVIERLGYRPNAVARGLASKKTTTVGVIIPDISSIFYAELARGIEDIATMYKYNIILSNSDANHDKELHLIQTMLGKQVDGVVFMSSNITEEHIEELKKSPVPVVLAGTVEDTEQIPSVNIDYKQAVMDAVAFFEGNGHSRIALVTGPATDAITRKNIMPGYRESLEKAGLSFEEDYVIETDFSYDSGVEALSQLADLDKRPTAIYVSSDEAALGIIHAAYDRGIKIPEELEVISSDNTRLSLMVRPRLSTVVQPLYDIGAVSMRLLTKLMNKEEVEESSVILPHRLELRGSTRN; via the coding sequence ATGAATATTACCATCTATGACGTTGCCCGTGAAGCGAATGTTTCCATGGCGACGGTTTCACGTGTTGTCAACGGGAATCCAAATGTGAAACCTGCGACACGTAAGAAAGTTAATGAAGTTATTGAAAGGCTCGGCTATCGCCCGAATGCGGTTGCAAGGGGATTGGCGAGCAAGAAAACCACCACTGTTGGGGTTATTATCCCGGATATTTCAAGCATCTTCTATGCGGAACTCGCAAGGGGAATTGAGGATATTGCAACGATGTATAAATATAATATTATCCTTAGCAACTCTGATGCCAATCATGACAAAGAGCTGCATTTAATCCAAACGATGCTTGGTAAACAAGTGGATGGTGTTGTCTTCATGAGCTCCAATATCACAGAGGAGCATATTGAAGAATTGAAAAAATCGCCTGTACCTGTTGTTTTGGCTGGCACAGTCGAAGATACGGAGCAAATTCCATCCGTTAACATCGATTACAAACAGGCTGTTATGGATGCGGTTGCATTCTTTGAGGGTAACGGACATAGTCGCATAGCCCTTGTGACGGGCCCTGCGACAGATGCTATTACAAGAAAGAACATCATGCCAGGCTACCGTGAATCCTTGGAGAAGGCTGGCCTTTCCTTCGAGGAAGACTATGTCATCGAAACTGATTTTTCCTATGACAGCGGAGTGGAAGCACTAAGCCAATTGGCAGATTTGGATAAGCGTCCAACAGCCATTTATGTAAGTTCTGATGAAGCGGCACTAGGAATTATTCATGCTGCCTATGACAGGGGCATCAAGATCCCTGAGGAGCTTGAGGTCATCAGCTCGGATAACACGCGGTTATCATTGATGGTGCGTCCTCGGTTATCAACAGTTGTGCAACCGCTCTATGATATTGGAGCGGTGTCCATGCGTTTATTGACGAAATTGATGAATAAAGAGGAAGTCGAAGAATCCTCCGTCATCCTTCCGCATCGTTTGGAGCTTAGAGGCTCCACTAGAAACTAA
- a CDS encoding acetoin utilization protein AcuC, translated as MKEGSFVYSPDMQGYRFNETHPFNQRRLQLTVDLLEQIGALKPEDCVMPRMATDEELRLVHDINYIEAIKQAGTGKLDPDTGLNYGIGTEDTPIFPNMHEASALLVGGTLTAVDEVMEGRARHAVNLGGGLHHGFRGKASGFCIYNDSSVAIKYMTEKYHARVLYVDTDAHHGDGVQWTFYDDPNVCTLSIHETGRYLFPGTGNVNERGNGKGYGFSYNVPLDAFTEDESFLESYELAFRRVIEYFKPDVILTQNGADAHYYDPLTHLSATIRIYEEIPKLAHQLAHEYCHGRWIAVGGGGYDIWRVVPRAWSRVWLEMAHLPSPSGSLPKEWIDKWSPQSPVTLPSTWEDPPGLYKPIPRKAEITEKNRKTLEQALYPIQRTSTKE; from the coding sequence ATGAAAGAGGGCTCCTTTGTATACTCACCAGATATGCAAGGCTATCGCTTCAATGAGACACACCCTTTTAACCAGCGTAGATTGCAGCTGACCGTTGACCTCCTTGAACAAATTGGAGCGCTGAAGCCCGAGGATTGCGTTATGCCAAGAATGGCCACTGATGAGGAATTGAGGCTTGTCCATGATATAAATTATATTGAGGCAATCAAACAGGCAGGCACAGGCAAACTAGATCCTGATACCGGGTTAAATTATGGCATCGGTACGGAGGATACACCCATTTTCCCCAACATGCATGAAGCAAGCGCCCTGCTAGTTGGAGGAACGCTTACTGCCGTCGATGAGGTGATGGAAGGCCGCGCACGGCATGCAGTCAATCTCGGTGGAGGTCTGCATCATGGCTTCAGGGGGAAGGCGTCCGGATTTTGCATTTATAACGACAGCTCGGTCGCCATTAAGTATATGACTGAGAAATACCATGCGCGGGTGCTCTATGTGGATACAGATGCCCATCATGGAGATGGAGTACAATGGACATTCTATGATGACCCAAATGTGTGCACCCTCTCTATCCACGAGACAGGGAGATACCTCTTCCCTGGGACTGGCAATGTCAATGAGCGCGGAAATGGCAAAGGCTATGGATTCTCCTATAACGTGCCGCTTGATGCATTTACGGAGGATGAGTCGTTTCTCGAGAGCTATGAACTAGCCTTCAGGAGGGTAATTGAGTACTTTAAACCAGATGTTATTCTGACGCAAAACGGTGCTGATGCCCATTACTATGATCCGTTAACCCACTTATCGGCTACCATTCGCATCTACGAGGAAATCCCCAAGCTTGCTCATCAGCTGGCACATGAATATTGCCATGGGCGCTGGATTGCCGTAGGAGGCGGCGGATATGACATTTGGCGTGTCGTGCCGCGGGCATGGTCAAGAGTTTGGCTGGAGATGGCTCATCTTCCCTCTCCATCAGGCAGCCTCCCAAAAGAATGGATCGATAAATGGTCCCCTCAATCTCCCGTAACCCTGCCATCGACATGGGAGGACCCGCCAGGATTGTACAAGCCCATACCTAGAAAGGCAGAGATAACCGAGAAGAATCGAAAGACGCTTGAGCAAGCGCTTTATCCCATTCAACGAACATCCACCAAAGAATAG
- a CDS encoding acetoin utilization AcuB family protein — translation MIIEDIMIKDVITLTQDATIEQAIETVKEKKIRHIPIVDDNQNLVGLLCDVDIRSATPSIFRIDEYKDDLLKPVSEIMVKEVLTAHPLDFVEEVAYTFYDRRISCMPVVSNQRLIGIVTETDLLHTYVELTGANQPGSQIEIKVRNRPGTLSEIAAIIKRMNANVNSIFIYPFKDDPAVKVLVLRVQTMNPTKIIDSLSSEGFEVIWPAGPEMES, via the coding sequence GTGATAATTGAAGATATCATGATTAAAGATGTTATAACACTCACACAGGACGCAACCATAGAACAAGCCATAGAGACCGTTAAAGAGAAGAAAATCCGGCATATTCCAATCGTCGATGACAATCAGAATCTTGTCGGTTTATTATGTGATGTTGATATTCGTTCAGCTACTCCATCAATCTTCCGTATTGATGAATATAAGGATGATTTATTAAAGCCCGTCAGCGAGATTATGGTCAAGGAGGTTCTGACTGCACATCCCCTTGATTTCGTCGAGGAGGTTGCGTACACCTTTTATGACCGGAGAATTTCCTGCATGCCTGTCGTCAGCAACCAGAGGTTAATCGGAATTGTTACAGAAACCGACCTGCTCCATACATATGTGGAATTGACCGGAGCTAATCAGCCCGGTTCCCAAATTGAAATCAAAGTAAGAAACAGGCCTGGGACACTAAGTGAAATAGCAGCCATCATTAAGAGAATGAATGCAAATGTAAACAGTATTTTCATCTATCCTTTTAAAGATGACCCAGCCGTCAAGGTTCTTGTCCTTAGAGTGCAAACAATGAATCCGACCAAGATTATCGACAGCCTGTCATCTGAGGGATTTGAGGTCATTTGGCCTGCCGGACCGGAGATGGAGTCATGA
- a CDS encoding GNAT family N-acetyltransferase has translation MQHKKMYNKRMLETPRGPLTIEGPVTKDTLKELKFHEGLVAFRVPEKQHQALIQISDLPEGRIIIAREEDTIVGYVTYLYPDPLERWSEGKMEDLLELGAIEVIREYRGASVGKNLLQVAMLDDFMENYIIITTEYYWHWDLKGSGLNVWDYRKMMERMMSAGGLEWYATDDPEICSHPANCLMARIGKNVSTESIQKFDQLRFMNRYMY, from the coding sequence ATGCAACATAAAAAAATGTATAACAAGAGGATGTTAGAGACCCCCCGCGGGCCGCTCACCATTGAAGGCCCCGTTACAAAAGATACATTAAAAGAGCTTAAATTTCATGAGGGGCTTGTCGCTTTCCGTGTACCAGAGAAACAGCATCAAGCATTAATTCAAATCAGTGACTTGCCAGAAGGCAGGATTATCATAGCAAGAGAAGAGGATACCATCGTCGGATACGTCACTTATCTATATCCTGACCCTCTTGAAAGATGGTCTGAAGGCAAGATGGAAGATTTATTGGAACTTGGTGCAATTGAAGTCATTAGAGAATACCGCGGAGCTTCTGTCGGCAAGAACCTGCTTCAGGTTGCCATGCTGGATGATTTCATGGAGAACTACATCATTATTACAACCGAGTATTATTGGCATTGGGATTTAAAGGGCAGCGGTCTGAACGTTTGGGACTATCGCAAAATGATGGAGCGGATGATGAGTGCAGGGGGACTTGAATGGTATGCAACAGACGACCCTGAGATTTGCTCCCATCCAGCGAACTGCTTAATGGCTCGGATCGGCAAGAATGTAAGCACTGAAAGCATTCAAAAGTTTGACCAATTGAGGTTCATGAACCGCTATATGTACTAG
- the acsA gene encoding acetate--CoA ligase, with protein MKLEALSVEQGQFNLANYDEAYRSFDWKEVEKEFSWHETGKLNAAYETIDRHAETFRRNKVALYYKDPNRFEKYTFSEMKDLSNQAGNVLKEFGDVSKGDRVFVFMPRTPELYFVVLGAIKLGAIIGPLFEAFMEGAVKDRLADSEASVIVTTPELVGRIPADELPHLKHIFVVGSDVEETGKNIDFLSKFKDASKELEIEWVDREDGLILHYTSGSTGKPKGVLHAHNAMIQHLQTGKWVLDLKEEDVYWCTADPGWVTGTAYGIFAPWLGGASSVVTGGRFSPEAWYKTIEEFHVSVWYSAPTAFRMLMGAGDEIVRKFNLSSLRHVLSVGEPLNPEVIKWGQKVFSKRIHDTWWMTETGAQLICNYPCMEIKPGSMGKPIPGVVAAIVDDQGNELPPYRMGNLAIKKGWPSMMRQIWNNEQKYESYFMPSGWYVSGDSAYMDEDGYFWFQGRIDDVIMTSGERVGPFEVESKLVEHPAVAEAGVIGKPDPVRGEIIKAFIALRSGYEPSDDLIEEIRQFVKQGLAAHAAPREIEFKEKLPKTRSGKIMRRVLKAWELELPTGDLSTMED; from the coding sequence ATGAAACTGGAAGCGCTTTCTGTCGAACAAGGTCAATTTAATTTAGCTAATTATGATGAAGCCTATCGCAGCTTTGATTGGAAGGAAGTTGAAAAGGAATTTTCCTGGCATGAAACTGGGAAGCTTAACGCTGCCTATGAAACAATCGATCGGCATGCAGAGACATTCCGGCGAAACAAGGTGGCACTTTATTATAAGGACCCTAATCGTTTCGAGAAGTATACATTCAGTGAAATGAAGGACCTATCTAATCAGGCTGGGAATGTCCTAAAGGAATTTGGAGATGTTTCAAAAGGTGATCGGGTGTTCGTTTTCATGCCTAGAACACCCGAATTATATTTTGTTGTGTTAGGAGCTATTAAGCTTGGTGCGATTATCGGACCACTTTTTGAAGCATTTATGGAAGGGGCCGTTAAGGACAGGCTTGCAGACAGTGAGGCGAGCGTTATTGTCACCACACCTGAGCTTGTTGGGAGGATTCCTGCTGATGAACTGCCTCATTTGAAGCATATTTTTGTTGTCGGAAGTGATGTTGAGGAAACTGGTAAAAACATTGATTTCCTGAGCAAATTCAAGGATGCATCGAAAGAGCTGGAAATTGAATGGGTGGACAGGGAAGATGGTCTGATTCTGCATTATACATCTGGATCTACTGGTAAACCCAAGGGCGTACTCCATGCGCACAATGCGATGATTCAGCATTTGCAGACAGGAAAATGGGTACTAGATTTGAAGGAAGAGGATGTCTATTGGTGTACAGCTGATCCAGGATGGGTGACAGGCACAGCCTATGGAATATTTGCACCATGGCTGGGTGGTGCTTCCTCGGTTGTCACAGGAGGCAGGTTCTCGCCTGAAGCGTGGTATAAAACCATTGAGGAATTCCATGTCAGCGTGTGGTACAGCGCTCCGACTGCCTTCCGCATGCTGATGGGAGCGGGAGATGAGATTGTCCGTAAATTTAATCTTTCAAGCCTCCGCCATGTCTTAAGTGTCGGAGAGCCGCTCAATCCTGAGGTTATTAAATGGGGACAAAAGGTATTCAGCAAACGTATCCATGATACTTGGTGGATGACAGAGACAGGTGCTCAGCTTATTTGTAATTACCCATGCATGGAAATTAAGCCTGGTTCTATGGGCAAACCGATACCGGGTGTAGTCGCTGCCATAGTTGACGACCAAGGTAATGAGCTTCCGCCATACCGAATGGGGAATCTTGCCATCAAAAAAGGCTGGCCGTCCATGATGCGCCAGATTTGGAATAACGAACAGAAGTATGAATCCTATTTTATGCCTTCAGGCTGGTATGTTTCTGGAGATTCTGCCTATATGGATGAAGATGGATACTTTTGGTTCCAAGGAAGAATTGATGATGTCATCATGACATCTGGTGAACGGGTTGGACCATTTGAAGTAGAGTCCAAGCTGGTAGAGCATCCAGCTGTTGCAGAAGCTGGAGTCATTGGCAAGCCTGATCCTGTCCGGGGAGAAATCATTAAGGCGTTTATCGCTTTACGTTCCGGATATGAGCCATCTGATGACCTGATTGAAGAGATTCGCCAGTTTGTAAAACAGGGCTTAGCGGCCCATGCTGCCCCGCGTGAGATTGAATTTAAAGAAAAGCTTCCTAAGACAAGAAGCGGTAAGATCATGCGCCGTGTCTTAAAGGCATGGGAGCTTGAACTACCGACGGGTGATTTATCCACTATGGAAGATTAA
- a CDS encoding PepSY domain-containing protein, with protein MKDVIKSMQEKIKSRKKVIIMAASSIIALGIIAVGGYIGLGYYYASQNNNYTESQAKEIALSHVDGEILTITKEIDIEDNPTDSEYEYEIEVKTADNLLQEVAISSRTGTIDLDDE; from the coding sequence ATGAAGGACGTAATTAAAAGCATGCAGGAGAAGATAAAAAGCAGGAAGAAAGTAATCATCATGGCGGCAAGCTCAATCATCGCGCTTGGCATTATAGCCGTAGGTGGCTATATCGGCTTAGGCTATTATTATGCCAGCCAAAATAACAATTACACAGAAAGCCAGGCAAAAGAAATTGCATTATCTCATGTGGATGGAGAAATTCTAACAATAACAAAAGAGATTGACATAGAGGATAACCCGACCGACTCAGAATATGAATATGAAATTGAAGTAAAAACAGCTGACAATCTCCTTCAAGAAGTGGCAATCAGCTCCCGTACCGGAACGATTGACCTTGATGACGAATAA
- a CDS encoding response regulator transcription factor codes for MRILIVEDEQDLRQVLVKRLIADHYSVDAVDNGADALYYMSLADYDCVLLDIMIPNINGLEVLRTIRSEDKTIPVLLLTARDAIEDRVIGLDSGADDYLVKPFAFDELLARIRVLTRRQFGSVSNILHIEDLMVDCNARTVMRGNKEIELSSKEFAILEYLIRNKGIVLSREKIEQHVWNYDYEGGSNIVDVYIRYLRKKIDSEHELKLIQTVRGSGYVLRGKS; via the coding sequence ATGAGGATTCTTATTGTAGAAGATGAACAGGACCTGCGACAAGTGCTGGTTAAAAGGCTGATCGCGGATCATTACAGCGTGGATGCTGTAGATAACGGGGCGGATGCTCTTTATTATATGAGCCTGGCCGATTATGATTGCGTCCTATTAGATATCATGATTCCAAACATCAATGGCTTAGAAGTCTTAAGAACCATTCGCTCTGAAGATAAGACGATTCCAGTGCTCTTGCTCACGGCTAGGGATGCCATTGAAGACAGGGTAATTGGACTGGATAGCGGGGCAGATGACTATTTAGTAAAGCCATTCGCCTTTGATGAACTTCTAGCGAGAATTCGGGTTCTGACAAGGAGACAATTCGGAAGTGTGTCCAATATCCTTCATATTGAGGATTTGATGGTCGATTGCAATGCTCGTACTGTCATGCGCGGTAATAAGGAAATAGAGCTGTCGAGCAAGGAGTTCGCCATTTTAGAATACTTAATTCGGAATAAAGGAATCGTCCTTTCGAGAGAGAAAATTGAACAGCATGTCTGGAATTACGATTATGAGGGCGGTTCCAATATTGTTGATGTGTATATCCGTTATTTACGAAAGAAAATCGATAGCGAGCATGAGTTGAAACTGATTCAGACCGTCCGTGGCTCCGGATATGTATTGCGAGGGAAATCATGA